A genomic region of Pradoshia eiseniae contains the following coding sequences:
- the rimM gene encoding ribosome maturation factor RimM (Essential for efficient processing of 16S rRNA), whose protein sequence is MQKWYKVGKIVNTHGIRGEVRVVSSTDFPEERYQKGSTLYIFKNNEKDPVEVVVASSRQHKNFYLLTFEGHESIEKVEGYKEGVLKVSEEQLGALDEGEYYYHEIIGCTISTAEGEEIGVIKEILSPGANDVWVVKGKSGKEVLIPYIDDVVKKIDVRAKSIIIEPMEGLLD, encoded by the coding sequence ATGCAAAAATGGTACAAGGTCGGAAAGATTGTTAATACTCATGGTATTAGAGGAGAGGTGCGTGTCGTTTCTTCCACCGATTTTCCTGAGGAACGTTATCAAAAGGGCAGCACTCTTTATATCTTTAAGAATAATGAAAAAGACCCTGTTGAAGTCGTTGTCGCTTCTTCCCGTCAGCATAAGAATTTTTATTTGCTGACCTTTGAGGGCCATGAAAGCATCGAGAAGGTCGAGGGATATAAAGAAGGTGTTCTAAAAGTATCTGAAGAGCAGCTCGGTGCATTGGATGAAGGAGAATATTATTATCATGAAATCATAGGCTGCACAATTTCCACTGCAGAAGGGGAGGAAATTGGCGTTATTAAGGAAATTCTCTCTCCTGGCGCGAACGATGTATGGGTCGTGAAAGGGAAGTCTGGCAAAGAGGTGCTCATTCCTTATATCGATGATGTCGTCAAGAAAATCGATGTTCGGGCAAAGTCCATCATCATTGAGCCAATGGAAGGGTTGCTGGATTAA